The DNA sequence TTTAAAGTAAGTGAACAAAAAGTGATGTGTGCTGTAGAGTTCATTCATACACATTATCAGTGTAAATTGGATCAGTATTCCGTCAGATATAATCAGGTTCAGAATCCGGTGGATTTGGTAATGATAAATAGAAATTACACAGATAGGTTTTCATACGACTGAATTGCTTCAACGTGTTAGAAAATCATGATCTTTTCTGACCGGGATTTTAACCTGCTATACAGTAATGGGATTGTGTTACATATTTCGATGGACAGACTTAAAGATTTACGTGTAGGCAGATGACTTCATTTCAAGGTCACTGTTAATGTTACAAGGAAAAACCACTCAACTTTTGTCCTTAATTCTGCAAACTTTGTATTTGGTGCAAgtcacatgtatatgtagttgaATGTTGGAAGAAGACACTTTTACATTTTGGggcactaggtcaaaggtctaCACTAAAATGGCACTTGTTTTTAACAGCAGTTTGCAGCTGGGTCCTAAATGTCTTGTGTTGGATTTCTTTTTACTGATTATGAAAGATTCTTTGAATGTCACATGTATATTTGTGAATTTCAATccaaaaattcaaacaatagtACATATGTATTACAGCGTACTTTCaggaaaaaagatttttaacattcttttcttttgaaatattttcagacCTAATTGTGAATCCCCGGTAAGTGACTTTGAGACGAGAACTCCAAAAGGAAGAGGTGCCAAAAGGGGACGTGGAAGCTCCACAGGGACACCTGTGAATGACAAACTATTGGAAGGGAGGAAACTGCGGAAGGGCAGGCGGGGAAGTACCTTCACAGCGCCACCTAGCCCTGCAAAATCGGATATCATTACTCCCAGCTCAGGCTTGAAACGTAAGGGACGCCCAACAGACATAGATTTATCGGGTGAAAAGTCCAACAAGAGGAGCAGGTCTTGTTCCCGTGGAAATTCCGGAGAGGTGGAGAGTCCCCTGTCTGGATTACTGGAGTGTCCCGAGCCATCATGTAATAAGAAATACCGAAATCCAAATGGTTTGCGATATCACCAGTCTCACGCTCACTCCGCCGTTGGAAGTGGTGTGGACATGGATGATGAGTCGAGGGACATGATGGATAACGAGGATTCTAATTTAGATGATCTGGACCTTGGTGATACTAACTGTGATGTGAATTCTAGTGCTATAAATAATGACCTTAATCCACTGGAAATGGAGGAGGAGAGTAACTCCAGTGTGAAAAAATCAGATGAGGATTTGTCCCATGATGGTGCTGCAAGCAAAACTGAAAGTGAGGAAACTGATAGTGCTACTGTGTCTCAAGTTCCCATTAAACCAATCAAAAAGGACATCATAAGCGTGGCTCCACATATACAGCCTACCCCAACGGTTGCAGTGGCTACAGCCACTCCGTTCCATGTTGCATCTACACAACAGGTGTCACCAAGTTTTGGAAACACTCTCTCGCAATCAAAATCGGTGACCACTGGATTAGTAACCCCGATATCTGCTACCATAGTAACAGCTGCTCCTATACAGGCTTCCTTGCCATTAAGTGACCAATCAACAAAGCCGCTGATAAGACCAAAAACAGGAACTGGTCACCCCCGTCCAATTATGCCTTCAAATTTCATTGCCTTGACAACCAATGCGGCTCACAATAATTTGACACCAGTGACTACACATGTCCCAAATACCACCCAGCTGAAGCCGATTCAACCAAAGCCGACGGTCATGGGAGAAACACCACCTGCTAGTGCTGTTCTTCTGGGACTTAAAGAAAGAAAGCAGAAGCCAAAGAAGAAACCTAAGGATTCTGTGCCGTCACCAATATCCTCCACATCGACATTATCATCTTCAACTACATCTACCTCGTTATCACCTTTTGGGTCAAGCCACAAAAAGTCTATTGTGAAATTAGATGGAGGCAAACATGAACCACAGGGTGTTATAAAAGTCGCTCCCATTGTTGCTAAGCCCCTGGAGACAAAATTGGACAAAAATGAACCTGAGCCCATTCGACCTCTTGGTGCTAATGTAGGAATTATTCAAGCTCAGGTCCATCCAATGAAAGGGATTGACTTGTCCTCCCGAAGTGAATCATCCCCTAGTGTATTAAAAGTGACACCTTCTCTACATGTACCAGAAAGCAATAAAAATATGTCAGAGAATGTGCAAAGTCCAGCATATTCAGATATCTCTGATGCAAATGATGCCAGTTCTCCCGACCCTCCTCCTGCTAGTGAAAGTCCACAAATCAGGATGGAGGAACAAGTGCCAATCAACAAACCTAAAGACCTATCAACTGATGGAAGTTCTGCCTATGGTATGTATGGGCAGTACTACTCCCAATCAAACTACATGCTACAAAATCTCTCGCCATCATCTCACAGCCCATCTAGCTCACAAAAACAGTCAGGTTCTGGAATGAACAAAGATCACTCAGCAGATTCTATGCAGCCCTCTAGTTCTGATGCTGCAAGGAAAATTAAAGAAGAACCAAAAGATGAGAAGAGAGAAGGTGGCGAGTCCGGAAAGATGGAAGCCGTTCGGCCATTTTCTCAGTCGGATTACCATCAAATCCAGCATCAAAAGTGGATGCAACAAATGTATTACCTTCAAAGCTTGCCTCATCCTCAACAGTATCAGTACCTGCATGGCTATGGATCTATGATGGAGCATGGGCATATGATGCAGTCCGATCCCATGTATAGACAGAACTTTGAAAAAATGTTGGAGGACCCTCGTCGAATGGCCGAGTACATGAACGGTGCAGATTACAAACTAAAGTGTGATGATGGAGGAGGACCAAGATCTTCCTCTGCAGGACCATCCAGTTCTGAAGGTCACAAGACAATGGCAGACGGCAGAGAGGACAATTCAGAGGACAGGTCAGCACGAGAAAAACAGAACGAGAACCATCTGATAATGAGAGAAAACCATGATCTCAAGACACAAATGGACAGAGGTAGAGGCGAGTCTGCCTCAGGTAGTGATCGGGACAGGGGTCATTCACGATTGACTGAAGAACAACAGCGAAGGCATTACATGTTTCAACAACAAAAGCATATTGAACACCAGAAACGTGAAGAACAGAGACGATCAGAGGTCAAGTCTGAAAAAGTGATGGACTCCAAACGAGATGAAACAACCAAGAGAGAAAGTGAATCAAAATCAAAACTGGACAGTTCTCGTGGATTTGATGACAAAAGCAGGGGACAATCATCAGGGGATAAATCGAGAGTTACAGACACTCCCAAATCAAAATTAGGAATTGTGTGTAAAGATTCCAGTCCTCACACCCCATCTTCATCCCAGCCCACCTCGGTGGCCCCCTCCCCCTCAGCCGGTTACTCTCCCTATAGCCTGTACCACAATCAGTTCATGCAGTCTCCTCCCTATGGACATGTTCAGTTTGATACCTCCCATCCAATGTACCAGAGAGGCATTAACCCCAATATGATGTACCCCACAGGGGGATACATTCATCACCCCTCACAGCTTGGATACAGGATGGGCGAAGATTCCCTGGAGAAAGAGCCAGCAAAACCCAAAGTGCCGATAGAAACTGAGGTCAAAGTCCCACCAGACACTTCCCATAATGCTTTGTATCATTCAGGAAGTAGCCATAAAATTCATGAACTTCAGGAGAAGGGGAGGAGAAGTCCTCACCGAGCCTCTCCAGTGCTGGGGAAGACGGAGAATGCTGTTTCAGGGCCCCCTGTGACACACGCAGGATCTATAGAGAAAGGTCGGGAATTTAGCAAGTCACCCCCAACACAGAGACATGTTCACACACATCATCACACGCATGTGGTGGAGGCAGCCTACCCCATGTACCCCTATACAGGTAAAATCAACAACACCAAATACTGTATACCACTAGTCATTTTCCTTCCCCATTTAATTTCAGCCTTGTTAACCCCCAGATAAGGCAAATTGAAGACtgaacaaatttaaatttgtGAGAGATTTGAAAACAGGTTGAAAGTATTTTTCAacacatttttgtaaaaataatatgGGGCAAAAAATTTCTTGGTATACAGTGGATTTATGTGTATTGTAATTATACATCTTTTGTAAGTACGATATCAGTAACATATTAGGCACCGTCGCAAACCAGTGGATTTATGTGTATTGTAATTATACATCTTTTTTAAGTACGATATCAGTAACATATTAGGCACCGTCGCAAACCaggggttattgtttcattctattttgtttgcgaaatagaatgaaacaataacccgtggtttgcgacgatgcatATTAGGTCATGTTGAAAATTTGCTCATTAAACGTACATTAGGAGAAGAGTACATCTATTTATAGACATAGAGgaaagatatgaaatatgtcCTGTCCAGGGACTAGCATACTAATGGGATTGGCAACTGCTTCAGTTAATGGGTTAACTACTAAAGTATCTCATGTCTCACCATGTTATTTACAAACTGATTTGATGTAGGATACAACATTAGGTTAAGGACACAGAGGGTTATTTCTTTCTTGTGTGGGCATAGCTTTAacaagtttgaaaataaaatataaactcagaaaatttaatttatgaaatgtgaaagatgtagTCGTTTACAAAGTACATTTCTTTCTTCTACTTTTTCTACTTTTttccatttacatgtacatttagttaagacatttttatatatctcaTGAAATTTCTCGTGATTTTTTCAGTTTTAACATGATTTACTTTTatatcttttaatattttacagatttaattgattgaaaatgttgttcacatttttcaataaaatttcatATATCACGAGACTGGGAGATATGGGGAAGTTGCTTATCTGGTTAGTATGTAGGTCCctgaaatgtaaaataaaatgaagatattattgcttgataatttattaactattagctgattgtaatgataaagaatgtacatttattatttgtatttatttttagttttagaccactgaaattttaaatgttcTTTATTGCAGGTATTCTCCCTGCAGCGGCCAAACAGTCGTCCACCCCCTCGTCCACTTTAAGTCATAGCCCCTACCCTCCCCAGAAGTAGCTCTCCGATGCCCTTCTTTCCAGTATAGTCTATTCCAGCTAGTCACCATTACTACAAGTAGTTCAGCTAGTCAGCAGTTATCTCCCCTCAACAGTTTTTCCAATGGACTGCAGGAGTTATCTTCTCTTGGATAGAGACTGTCTCCATATGAAAACAAGCAGCCCCCCAGTGGATTAAATGTCTTTATGATTCGCTGTCTATGCAGTGTTGTGTGTCAAAACAGATTCATTTTGTATATGTGATTTCAGTTTGAAAATAGTATGCTATTACAAAAGAAGATATTGTCATGTTTTGAAATGagtgcattttttttatttgatgcaCATGTTTCAGAAAGTTTGCTACAAATTATCGAAATACACCAACAGTAGACTCTATTGTAAATCAAAATGATCTTCAAACTCGGTTTTTGTATGTAGATActtcaaatatatttgattgTAAATTATTGCAAAGTTTCTccattgttttgaattttatatgtaatttttataaATAGATAGAAGCAGGTTCGTATCTATCTCTCTACTAATGAcaggaaaatttcattatgtGAAGAAAACTTTGAAAGTGGTATTATCTTTTTACAGTATACATGCTTTATGACAGATTTGTATGTTGCCATGCCAGTGATGTAAAATCATTAGTGATAATCGaggtaatgattgttttcatcaGTTATGCACGTCCAACAATGATaaacttttaattcatttgatgtaaTATCCCCATTATTTCATGACTGTTTTTCAATCTTTGTACGCATTTAAAGTTGTCAATGCAGTCATCTGTCTTATTTTCTATCTTTCATTGTAAAGTGGCATAGATAATGTGTGTAACAGTAGCAAATTCACTGCATAAAAGGTCAAAGTGTGCATGGTATGTGCTAGAGGTCAAAGTGTGCATGGTGTGTGCTAGAGGTCAAAGTATGCATGGTATGTGCTAGAGGTCAAAGTGCATGGTGTGTGCTAGAGGTCAAAGTGTGCATGGTGTGTACTAGAGGTCAAAGTGTGCATGGTGTGCACTAGAGTTGATGTGCGTTTATACAGACAAGCTATTCCTAGGGTTTGCAGAATGAGAGATTATTTTACAAGTGTAGAATCTATAACCTGTACAGAACGAGTTGATAGATTTTATTATGAGAGACTGCGGATTGCAGTTTAGTATCAGGGATAATGTGAACCCTGttttatatattgaataaaattgtgTAAAAAATTTATAGTGGTTTTGTACCATTTTTGTAGGAGTTCTTCCTCTTTCATTTTGTATTGTGCATGCAGGCTATTCAAAATTTCATGGATATCGAGCAGGGTTGGGGAaatgtaattcttttcaaaagttGCACAAGAATTGCATGGCGTTGTGGTGTCATGAAACTGTATGTTATAATATATGTTGTGTTCAGGCTGTCAAGTATactcttaaggaggtatgctaaaCAATAGACATcagatgtggatgaaaagttgagaatatgtacaacattttgaaattggaagactttcatatttacttttaagtcaaaaatgcagttttagtagaaagtaatctggaaaaaataaaataaaaacctaTGCTGGActcgatctacagttcagcagtcgataTGATTACTCGGCTTGGCAAATAAATCTAATAGGAACAGACAGATATttctgacatttatattttcattcatgttttgaaaggaaatcggccattatgacgatgttgTACACCTTAAGACTAGCCAGCAAGTCCGTATTCATTCGCTATTTGATGATGGTTAAATGCTATTAAATTCTGTGGCATGTGGTAGAAAAGGTCCACATTCAATTTGCATAAATTGTTCACCATTGGTTTGCAAGGAGTGCTATACATTAGGGATGAAGGAAGGACActtgatgtaaacaaacaaatggATCCATGGGtcgatatatatttatttttatacccccccccccccgagatcgaagattagggggcatattgtttttgtcctttctgtcatGAACTTTAACCTTAaattgctaataacttttgaacagtaagtgctagagctttgatatttcatgagtattccttgtgacaagacctttccgtgggtaccaacattttttacccttgacttggagtttgacctactttttgaaaactttaaccttgctaacaacttaacagcaagtgctagagctttgatatttcgcacgagtattccttgtgacaagacctttttgcgggtaccaacatttttttaacctgtgacctt is a window from the Ostrea edulis chromosome 5, xbOstEdul1.1, whole genome shotgun sequence genome containing:
- the LOC125651601 gene encoding zinc finger protein 608-like, producing the protein MSAEHQATVDKGLRMKITKRTNKNSAAMKNESKNDSQKASDQKNSQSEKEGGSSGSTANGGSGKSNTTGEKSPKVKAIHKKDRGKESKGGKSSDGGNTGLASVSASLDNAFSQVSLEPKLGETADPYEFNAKVEDGISIPVKSKGKGEKERGEGSSDGVSDQCVGTDTCSVATETEPDCLGPCEPGTHVNLDGIVWQETENGVLVVNVTWRGKTYVGTLLDATKHDWAPPRPNCESPVSDFETRTPKGRGAKRGRGSSTGTPVNDKLLEGRKLRKGRRGSTFTAPPSPAKSDIITPSSGLKRKGRPTDIDLSGEKSNKRSRSCSRGNSGEVESPLSGLLECPEPSCNKKYRNPNGLRYHQSHAHSAVGSGVDMDDESRDMMDNEDSNLDDLDLGDTNCDVNSSAINNDLNPLEMEEESNSSVKKSDEDLSHDGAASKTESEETDSATVSQVPIKPIKKDIISVAPHIQPTPTVAVATATPFHVASTQQVSPSFGNTLSQSKSVTTGLVTPISATIVTAAPIQASLPLSDQSTKPLIRPKTGTGHPRPIMPSNFIALTTNAAHNNLTPVTTHVPNTTQLKPIQPKPTVMGETPPASAVLLGLKERKQKPKKKPKDSVPSPISSTSTLSSSTTSTSLSPFGSSHKKSIVKLDGGKHEPQGVIKVAPIVAKPLETKLDKNEPEPIRPLGANVGIIQAQVHPMKGIDLSSRSESSPSVLKVTPSLHVPESNKNMSENVQSPAYSDISDANDASSPDPPPASESPQIRMEEQVPINKPKDLSTDGSSAYGMYGQYYSQSNYMLQNLSPSSHSPSSSQKQSGSGMNKDHSADSMQPSSSDAARKIKEEPKDEKREGGESGKMEAVRPFSQSDYHQIQHQKWMQQMYYLQSLPHPQQYQYLHGYGSMMEHGHMMQSDPMYRQNFEKMLEDPRRMAEYMNGADYKLKCDDGGGPRSSSAGPSSSEGHKTMADGREDNSEDRSAREKQNENHLIMRENHDLKTQMDRGRGESASGSDRDRGHSRLTEEQQRRHYMFQQQKHIEHQKREEQRRSEVKSEKVMDSKRDETTKRESESKSKLDSSRGFDDKSRGQSSGDKSRVTDTPKSKLGIVCKDSSPHTPSSSQPTSVAPSPSAGYSPYSLYHNQFMQSPPYGHVQFDTSHPMYQRGINPNMMYPTGGYIHHPSQLGYRMGEDSLEKEPAKPKVPIETEVKVPPDTSHNALYHSGSSHKIHELQEKGRRSPHRASPVLGKTENAVSGPPVTHAGSIEKGREFSKSPPTQRHVHTHHHTHVVEAAYPMYPYTGILPAAAKQSSTPSSTLSHSPYPPQK